Proteins encoded in a region of the Clostridium beijerinckii genome:
- the trmB gene encoding tRNA (guanosine(46)-N7)-methyltransferase TrmB, producing the protein MRMRKKPWARPELEGCDFFVINPKEYKGKWKEFFGNDKPIYLELGCGKGTFMAVHASENPDINYIAIDIKDEVLGLAKRNIEKAYEEKNRETDNVKLMAQEIGLISEILSKEDVVSRIYINFCNPWPKEKHKKRRLTHMRQLEQYKTFLKSQGEIYFKTDDDELFEESLEYFNEAGFRIKYITYDLHNSDVQGNVQTEHEKMFSEQGIKIKFLIAMKDN; encoded by the coding sequence ATGAGAATGAGAAAAAAACCGTGGGCAAGACCTGAGCTTGAAGGTTGCGATTTTTTTGTTATAAATCCGAAAGAATATAAAGGCAAGTGGAAAGAATTTTTCGGTAATGATAAACCAATATATCTAGAACTTGGATGTGGGAAGGGAACTTTTATGGCAGTTCATGCCTCCGAGAATCCAGATATAAATTATATTGCAATTGACATAAAGGATGAGGTATTAGGATTAGCAAAAAGAAATATAGAAAAGGCTTATGAAGAAAAAAATAGGGAGACTGATAATGTAAAATTAATGGCTCAAGAGATAGGACTTATCAGTGAAATCTTAAGTAAAGAAGATGTTGTAAGTAGAATATACATAAATTTTTGTAATCCGTGGCCAAAGGAAAAGCATAAAAAGAGAAGATTAACACATATGAGGCAGCTTGAACAGTATAAAACATTTTTAAAGAGTCAAGGTGAAATTTATTTTAAAACTGACGATGATGAATTATTTGAGGAATCGCTTGAATATTTTAATGAAGCAGGGTTTAGAATTAAATATATAACATATGATCTTCACAATAGTGATGTTCAAGGAAATGTTCAGACTGAGCATGAAAAAATGTTTAGTGAACAAGGAATAAAAATAAAATTTTTGATTGCCATGAAAGACAATTAG